ATTATCAAAGTGAACTGGACTGGCACTTATTACAATTTGATTCTCACAAGGGAATGAAAGAATGTGTGAAGGATCTGAATAAGCTATATGCAGAATACCCGGCTTTATACAAATTGCAATTTGAACAGGGTGGTTTTGAATGGATAGACTTAAATCACCGGCAAGAAGGTGTTATTGTGTACAAAAGAAAAGATAAAAACCCTGAAAATGATGTGCTGGTAATTCTTAATATGACACCTGTTGTACGCGAAAACTGGAGGGTTCAGGTACAGGGAAAATCAAGCTGGAAGGAGATCTTTAACAGTAACAGTAAAAAGTACTGGGGAACAGGGGATGTTTTTAACCCGGAAATTAAATGTGAAATAATTGATAAAAAGACAGCGCTCTATGAAATAAATCTGCATCTTCCGGCGTTAGGTAGTATAGTGCTCTGTTAATGGAGTACTTGTACCCAAACGTAATATTCATAAAATCTGTACCATGAAAATCGTTGCAACAACAATAGGTTGTATGATTGCATTGTCATCCGCCTATTCTCAATCCGACAGTTCCCATTTTTACTTTAATAAAGGAGTGGCAGAAATAACAGCCAAGCGTTACCTGGTAGCATCGGTATACCTAGATAAAGCCATTCAGCTTGATCCCAAATACACGGATGCATACCTGCAAAGTGCATTAGCCAATCTGGAAATGCATAAAATGGATAATGCTATCAACAATTTCCAAAAAGTATATTCACTTGAACCCAATAATGCGGAAGCAATAAAGCAATTGGCGCAGCTGTATTATAATTTTCACCAGTATGAAAAAGCAATTGAGTTTGCAAAAAAATGCGGTGATCAGAAAATTATTGCGATGTCAACATATGAAACAGAAGACTATGGGGCTGCAGTGACAGAGTTGCAAAAAGTATTGGACAAGAATCCTGATGATGCGGAAGCCAATTACACCATGGCAAGAAGTTACCTGGAAATGCAGGAAGAAAAGAAAGCCATCCCTTATTATCAAAAAGCAGTGGCAGCGGATGCAACCAAGAGCGGATGGATGTACGAACTGGGATTGATCTATTATAACGGAGCCGATTATACGCATGCTATTGAAATGATCACAAAAGCTATCGATGCCGGCTATACGAAAAGTAATGACGTAAATGAAAATTTAGGTTACGCCTATATCTATAACGGACAGTTTGATAAAGGAGAGCCTATTTTATTAGCGATATTGGCAAGAAAACCGGGGCAGAAAGATATCTTAAGAGATATGGCAGAAGCATTTTATCAGCGTAAGCAATATGATAAAGCATTGGAATATTGTCAGAAATTAATGGAGCTTGATGCTAAAGATGCAAAAGCTTTATACCAGGCAGGGCTTTGTTTTCAAAAGAAAGGACAAAAGGATAGAGGACAACAAATGTGTGATGCGGCGATAGGTATGGATCCTTCTTTATCAAGTCTGCGACAAAAACAAGCTGATTTTACCGGATTATAATATCAAATAAAATGAGAGTTTAGGCCATTTTAGAAATATGGATTGATGTTGAAAGAGCCGGGAGAGCGATCTTCCGGTTCTTATTTTGTATGTAAGAAAATTTCAGCCATCATACAACGGGCGCTGCCGCCGCCGGCTTTCTCAATGGTATTTAAGCGGGAATGAATAATGCGATTGTATCGGCGCAGCATCTCTTTTTGTATGGATGTTAGTGAATGAAACGCCTGCGATGACATCACCAGCAGCCGCTCATTGCCTTTGTTAATTACCTGCAGCATATTGCCCGCAAACGCTTTCATTTGCTCCATTGTAACCTCAATTATTTCTTTTCCGGTTTCCAAAATAATAGCCAATACTTTCTGCTGTTCTTTAGGATCAGGAATACATTCAAAACAGATTACCACATATGCATCTGCTACACACATCATAACGTTTGTATGATAAATGGGATCGCCATTGTCGTCATTCGCTGTAAAAGTTATGGGAATATAATCTTCTGCCTCGCAGAATTTACGCAGCACTTCTTTATTGGTTCTTGGAGAAATGCAGGCATAGGCTATTTTATTCTCTCTGTCTAATACCATGCTGCCCGTGCCTTCCAGGTATAGATTCTCTTGCTCGTATGCTGTCAGATCGATCTCATTATTTACAATAAATTCTTCCCGAATTGCTTCCAGCACATGCTTTTTTCTTTCTGCTCTTCTGTTCGGAGCAAACATAGGATATAAAACAATATTGCCTTCTTCATGAAACGATATCCAATTGTTAGGAAAGATGGAATCGGGTGTATGAGGGGTATAGGTGTCTTCAATAACCAATACATTGATGCCATTATTGTTTAGCATATTGGCAAAATTGGTAAACTCGATCAACGCTTCTTGTTGTAAAGAGGTAGCATTGGCGAATGGTGTTTGAAAACTATTATTAACGGCAGTTTCAGAATTAAAGCCAAAATTGACCGGCTGTATCATTAAAATGTGAGAAGTATATTGCATGGGTTAAATATAAAATCCAAATTACAAATAACAAATTCAAAGTTTACACTTCATCTCTCAACAATGGCATGCTCATGCAATGAAATCCTCCTCTTGCACGGGATAATTCTGCCGAAGGCATTAATATTAAAGTGTCATTCATGTTATCAGGCTCTGTTTCTCCTTTTTCAAATTGGTCTATCAGGTCTGTTGCGTTGATAATAGCAAACCCGTTATTTTTAAAGGCTTCTACGGTTTTATCATTTCGATCGTAACCTAATACTACACCTTCTTTTAAAGCCAATAAATTGCAGGAGTCCGTCCATTGTTCACGGGTATCAAACGGAAATTCGTTATTACCGGAATATATCAGCTTTACTTTGTCCTTACATTTCAGGTCGTTTGTGCTGATATCG
The Ferruginibacter albus DNA segment above includes these coding regions:
- a CDS encoding tetratricopeptide repeat protein; this translates as MKIVATTIGCMIALSSAYSQSDSSHFYFNKGVAEITAKRYLVASVYLDKAIQLDPKYTDAYLQSALANLEMHKMDNAINNFQKVYSLEPNNAEAIKQLAQLYYNFHQYEKAIEFAKKCGDQKIIAMSTYETEDYGAAVTELQKVLDKNPDDAEANYTMARSYLEMQEEKKAIPYYQKAVAADATKSGWMYELGLIYYNGADYTHAIEMITKAIDAGYTKSNDVNENLGYAYIYNGQFDKGEPILLAILARKPGQKDILRDMAEAFYQRKQYDKALEYCQKLMELDAKDAKALYQAGLCFQKKGQKDRGQQMCDAAIGMDPSLSSLRQKQADFTGL
- the ctlX gene encoding citrulline utilization hydrolase CtlX, with the protein product MQYTSHILMIQPVNFGFNSETAVNNSFQTPFANATSLQQEALIEFTNFANMLNNNGINVLVIEDTYTPHTPDSIFPNNWISFHEEGNIVLYPMFAPNRRAERKKHVLEAIREEFIVNNEIDLTAYEQENLYLEGTGSMVLDRENKIAYACISPRTNKEVLRKFCEAEDYIPITFTANDDNGDPIYHTNVMMCVADAYVVICFECIPDPKEQQKVLAIILETGKEIIEVTMEQMKAFAGNMLQVINKGNERLLVMSSQAFHSLTSIQKEMLRRYNRIIHSRLNTIEKAGGGSARCMMAEIFLHTK